The DNA segment AACCAGTCTCTGGGAATTGATTACACTACTTACCCGTCTGCAAAGACATTCATTCTGGGAGCAACTGTTAAATTTTAATTAAGCTAAAAAATTATGAAATCTAAATTTTTAACGATCAATAAAATCATTTTATCCGTTGCTGTATTGGCCTTAACAGGCTGTACCAATCTGGATGAAAAAGTAATCGATGAGGTACTGGGTGCTGAAGTGGCAGATCCGGAAGCAGCTCTTGCTGCAGCGTATAGCCAGCTTGGGGAGGGAACTTTTGTAGATCACGGAAGTGTTTTTGCTTTGCAGGAATACTCTACGGATGAGGCGCTCTTACCAACGAGAGGAAGCGACTGGGGAGACGGCGGGAAATGGAGAGCCATGCATGAATTTACCTGGGATGCCAACAGTGATGTGGTAAAAACAACCTGGAACCAGCTGAATTTCGGAATTACAAAATCTTTAACCGCCATCTCAAGTGCCAATAAAAGTACGGGAAGCAATAAGACATTATTTTTAGCTGAAGCAAAAGGGTTATTAGCATTTTATACTTATACCACGATTGATTTATTCGGGCAGGCTCCTTACCGAGATCCGGACAATATCAACGCGCCGATCCAGATCAGAAAAGCAGATACAACCATCGATGAGCTGATTAAAGAAGTGGAAGGACTTATTCCTAATTTAGCGGATATTAAAACCCAGAATACCCATGCAGGAAGATTCACGAAACAGGCGGCTTATGCTCTTTTGGCAGATATGTACCTGAACAGGGCAGTTCTTAAGAATAAAACTGCAAGTTCCTTCAACTTCACGGAACAGGCTGTAAATGGGGGAGGGACGGATATGGATAAAGTAATTCAGTATTCTAATTTGTTGATTAATAATTCGTTGTTCAGCTTAGAGTCCAATTATTTCCACAATTTCGATATCAATAATGACAACAGTAAAGAAATGATTTTCTCAGTCGTTCAGAAGAAATTTGCAGGCTCTGATAAAGGTTCTGATAATGATCTTGCTTATATGTCGATGGAAAGAATTCAAAAGCCATCTCCGGATAACAGAGGAACCAATGCTTCTTGTATAACTCCTGAATTTTATTACTCGTGGAACGGAAATCACGATGACCCGCGCTTTCAGAGATCATACCAGTACGAAGACGGAACCTGGTTCCGAAATGACGGTACCGATGTGAGCGTGCCTTCTACAAGCAAAGTGGAAGGAACCGGAAAACCGTGGTTTCATTTCAACAGAGGTCTGCAGGTTGGGCAACAGTATGGTCCTAAAATTCTTTCAAATGGTAATTTTGATATGACTTCAGACGGAAGAATTAAAGTGTACAAATTATTCACAGAAAAAAATACGACACTAGCAGCTGATTTTACTCCTGAGCTGAATTTTGACAACCCTTCGGAGGCCGTATTTACGCAGGCACAGATCAACAGAGGGGTAAGAAATTTCAAGTTTGAATTTGATCCCGGGTACGGAAACAACGGAACGAGTGGGATGGATGTACCTTTGTACAGACTGGGAACCATCTATATGATGAGGGCGGAAGCGTATTTCAGAAGCGGAAATATAACGGCAGCATTGGCAGATGTCAATATACTGAGAACAAGCAGAACGAATGACGCTTTAAAGAACAATGCTCCGGGTATTGCTCTAACTACTCTTGATGCGAATACATTATTCAGAGAATCAGGATTTGAGCTTTACTGGGAAATGTACCGAAGAAAAGCCATGATCAGGTTCGGGAAATTTGATCTTGCCGGAACAGCAAAACCTGCATCCCAGCCTTACAGAAGAATTTTCCCGATTCCTCAGGCAACTATTGACGCCTCAAAAGATTTTACACAAAATCCTGGATATTAATATACTCATAGACTTACCATTAATTATTATTAGAAAAGCGAAGAGAACAGTTTCTCTTCGCTTTATTTTTTTAATCTTTTAAACCTTCAAGGTTTGATTTTATTTATTACTCTGTGTTCAGCATTCCCAATTCACCGAAATGCTTTTTGAATTTCTGGATTTTAGGACCTACCACGGCGCTGCAGTAAGGCTGTGTGGGATTTTCATTGTAATATCCCTGATGGTATTGTTCTGCCGGCCAGAATTTCTCGAATTTCGTCAATTCCGTAACATAGGTTCCCTGCCATCTTCCGGACTGTTTAGATTTTTCAATAGCTTCTTCGGCTTTTGCTTTTTCGGCGTCGTCTTTATAATAGATTACCGAACGGTATTGGGTACCGATATCATTACCCTGTCTGTTCAGCTGTGTAGGATCGTGAAGGAAAAAGAAGACATCCATTAACTGTTCATAGGAAATAATGGAAGGGTCATAGGTAATCTGTACTACCTCAGCATGCCCTGTCTCTCCCGTACATACTTCTTCATAAGTGGGATTGTCTTTATGTCCTCCTGAATACCCTGAAATAGCAGACTGCACGCCTTTCAGCATGTTAAAACAGCTTTCCACACACCAGAAACATCCGCCACCGAAAGTAATTTGCTCTAAATTAATGTTATTCATTGTAAGTTGATTATTGTATTTGAATATTTTCTCGTTAAAGAATAATGGAGAAAAAACTAATCAAAAATAAGGAAAAGTTTTTCAATTTTTGCGTCATCATCCGATTCAAATCTAAATGATGATGATAGATCAGACAAATTATTTTTTGCAGCAAGTAAGAATAATTGACTTTAAGATTAAAACGTTCTTTTAAGCATATAAAACAGTAAAACTATGAATTTCTAAAACAAAAGTCTGCTAAATCAGCGTGATTTTATTTGACGCAAAGAATTTATTTTCACAGCATATTATTTCGGGAAGACAAAGAAGTATCAGCAAGCTGATTGATGAAGCTGACGCTCGCTTCGCGCAGCAATTTATTGCCTTTGTCTTCTAAAATCAGCGAGACAGCAATTTATCTTTGCGTGAAAATATTTATCAATAAAAAAGCACCCTTAAAAAGGATGCTCATGTTTATGTATACGTTCAATTTATTTCTCCCAAACCAAAGCACTTGCTCCCAGAATAGCAGCATCTGCCTCATCAAGTTCACTGAAAACCAGTTTCACTTTATTTCTGAAAATAGGAAGTAAATTTCTTTCCATATGAAGTTTTGTAGGTTTTAAAATAAAATCACCCGCTTTGATCACTCCGCCAAAAAGAAGAATGGCTTCAGGAGACGAAAACATCACGAAATTAGCCAAGGCTTCGCCCAATTTCTGCCCGGTGTACCGGAAGACCTCAATGGAAATCGGGTCACCTTTCAATGCGCATTCGTGTACGGTTTTAGAATTTATGGATTCTTCAGGATATTGATTGAGCAGAGACTCCGGAAACTCAGCACGCATTTTTTTTGCAGTAATGGCAATTCCTGTAGCAGAGGCATACGCTTCAAGGCTTCCTTCGGAACCTGTGCTCCAGTGTTTTCTTCCGCCAGGTTTTACAATGGTATGTCCAAGCTCTCCGGCAAATCCGTCATGTCCGTAGATAAGCTTACCGCCTGCAACGATGCCGCTTCCTACACCTGTTCCAAGAGTGATCATAATGAAATCCTTCATTCCCCTTGCTGCCCCGAAAAGCATTTCTCCGATGGCTGCAGCATTGGCATCATTGGTTATGGTACAGGGCAGTCCGAATTTGGCTTTCATCAGTTCCGCAAAAGGAATAATTCCTTTCCAGGGAAGGTTCGGGGCCTGCTCTATGGTTCCTGTATAGTAGTTGGCATTTGGAGCTCCTACTCCTATCCCATCAAAATTTTTCTCTTTTCCGTGGCTTTCAATCAAAGGATGAACAGCCTCGTATAAAGCATCAATATATTCTTCTACGGTAGGATAGGCATCGGTCCGGATATTTCCTTTTTCCAAAACCTCACCTCTGTGGTTTACCACTCCAAATTTTGTATTTGTTCCGCCAATATCAATTCCCAGCGCAACATGTTTTGACAAATCTACTAATGACATTTCTATTCTTAATAATTCTAAAAGGCTAAAATTATAAAAAAGATATTATTATTAGACGATTAAGCAGCATTTTATTTAAAAAAAATATTATGTTGTTTTTACCTTTTTCTTTTTTCTTCTTCCCCACCATATCATAAAGCCTGTTACTGGTAATGAAGCACATATGAGACTTACGATAAAAGCGATGATCTTGGTTGGGAGTCCCAGAATAGATCCTACGTGAATATCATAATTGGCGCCCACCGCTTTTTCACCAAAATTTTTATCTTTCATATCGTGGGTATGAAGCAATTCTCCTGAATTTTCATCGAAAATGAGGCTGCTGCTTTTATGATAAGAGTAGGATAAATGTTTCACGTAGACTTCAAAATTCGGGTGTTCATGATCGTCCATATGCTCATGGCCGAGATCAATGGAGAACCCGTAAGAATCCGGGTATTTTGCTTTAACGGTATTACTGATCTTATCTAAAGTTCCTTCCGTTCTCATTTCAATCGGAGCTTTGGTTTTAATGGAAGAAAAATCAGGATAAGCAGTTTCACCTCCGGAAAAAATAAAATAGATCGCAGCCTGAACGACAAAGAAAGCATAAAATAACCCGGTTATGGAAAAGATCAGCGCAAAGATCGAAGCATAAAAACCAAGAACATTATGAAGATCGTAGTTTTTTCTTTTCCAGCCTTTTACGTTTTGCCATTTAAAAGAAAAACGCTGTTTTCTGGCGGCTTTATTTTTCGGCCACCAAAGGATGATGCCTGAAATGAGCATGATAATGAATATGATCACGGGAATGCCCACCAGATACGTTCCCCAGGACTGTTTCAGAAGATAGCTCCAGTGAATCATTTTTACAATCTGGAAAAATCCGTTTTTCTCGTCGTAAGTACCCAAGACTTTTCCATTATAAGGATTTACATATGCTACTTTATAGATCGGAAATTCATCAAAATAATTCCAGCCTTTGGGATCGTGTTCGTACCAGTAAAAGAGATAAGACATCTTTTTATCAATCGGAATATTTACCCAATGAACAGGATATTTTTCTTTTACCTGTTCTACAACGGCTTTTTCCAGAACACGGATCGGGAGAACCTGTTTCTGATCAATTTGTTGCTCATTATGATAAATTACTTCTTTGCGGGTGAAATTTTCAATTTCATCTTTAAAAACGTATAATGCTCCGGTAATCGAGATAATGAAGATCAGAAAACCGATGCCTAATCCAAGCCACAAATGCAGCTTGCCGATCCATTTTTTAAAAGTGCTTGGTTTTTTTTTATGGTGATGTTTTTTCCTCATATTCATCCTAATTGCCGCAAAGATAATATTTAATTTTTATTTAGAATATTTACAATTAAGGATTTTCATCAGGTTTTTTTAATTTTAAATGTAAATTAGAAAGCGCTTCAATTACTAGTGAAACGCTTTATTTTAATTTAAATCGGAATTAATTTAAAATTTATATTCGATGATGAATGTGCCCCTCATTCCCAATGCATTGGTAAAATCACTGTCCCGGGCCGCCCACCATGCAATTGCCGGCTGATACATTTTGTTAAAAAGATTTTCAATTCCTAATGACAGTTTCCAGTTTTTGTTGAGATCGTAGCTGGATTTAAAATTGAATACTGTATAAGCAGGAACTTTTCCTTCACCATATACAAAAAGTCCGGTTTTAACATTTGGCTGAAATCTGTCTTGCTCGAACGCGTGAAGCATATCCAGTCCTATAGATAATTTATCAACGGGTCTTGCCTGAATATAGGCTAAAACTTTAGGCGCGGAAATTCTGCTGTTATTGATCCTGGTAGAGTAGTCGCCGTCATCTTTAGGTGAGGTAATACCTTCCATCCAGCTGTAGCTTCCCCCGAAACTGATCCATTGTGTGGGAGAAAAATGCAGAAATCCTTCCACTCCGTACACTACTTCAGGAGCTCTCTGAATTGTCAATGCACGATCCGGACTTTGTATGAAAGTCGCTCCCAATTTTGAAGTACTTACGTAAGACGTGAGTTCATAATTGAGCCATTTGGTGATTTGTCCTGTTGCCCCAAATTCATAATTGTTAACAATAATCGGTTTTGTTTCCAGATTATTGATCGTTTCTGAAGTTGAGGTCCTTAAAATTCTTCCCAATTCATTAATAGAATATGCCTGAGAAAAGCTCCCGAAAATATTGATTGCCTGATTGATATTATAACGAATTCCCACATTTCCTACTACCGCATTGTATTCAAGATCTCCTCCTTTTACAAAGATGCTTTGGGTGAATGTTCCGTCATTTTTAATGGTTGACAAGGTATTGAAATCACCAACTTTTACTCTGATGTTTTCATAACGGAGTCCTCCTTTAATGGTTAATTTTTTCATGAGATCAATTTTAACCAACATAAAAGGGGCAATATTTGTCATATTCATATCCGGCGTCCAGTAACGGCCGTCTTCCAGTTTCTGAACGGTCTGGTCATTCAGGATATCAACCCCGTAAATCATTTCAGCTTGTGAATTACGCGTATTCCAGAGTTGGGTGTCAAAATTGGCTCTGGCGCCGTATTTTTTTGAAATTACATTCGATTGTCCGCCATTGAAGAAGGTATCGCTGTATCCGTATACCGTTCTGAAATCCTGAAGATAAAGATTTACATTTAATGAAGTTCCCTGCCAGATTCTTTTATTGTCGTAGCTTAATTTCAGATTGTGATTTCTGGGCGTTCCCTGCGGTGTGGTTTCCAATCCTTTTCCCTGGCCTTCTCCAATCGTCGGGATCAATCCGTATTTTCCGGTTTTAAGGCCTAAATTAAGATCAGATTTGGAGGCATATCCGATATAGGAGGCTTCAATTCTGTTATTTTCATTCAAATTGTATCCCAGCTTCAGCATTCCGTTGTAATTATCCATTTTTGCGGTGCTGTAGGTTGGGCTGAGGTTTATTCCATCTGCATCCTTCATGTATCCCGCTCTTTCATAAGCGAAAGATGCTACATAGTCGAAATTTTTGGTAATTTTTCCTGATAAAAGCTGGCTCGCTCTGAATCCTAATGTTCCACCGTATGGCTGACCCGTAATACCTGCCTGGGAAATTCCTGAGATTTTCTTTTCTCCACTGCTTTTTCTCGTGATGTAATTAATGATACCGCCGTCTGCACCGTTCCCGTAAATGGATGAAGCACCTTTGATCACTTCTATTCTTTCAATAACGGAAGGATCAATCACTCTGAGGTCTCTTGCGCCGTTTCGAAGTGGGGTAGACTGCGGAATACCATCAATCAGCACCAAAACCTGGCGTCCTCTTAACGTTTGTCCGGTATTGGAGGTTTGCCCGGAACTCGTTGCCAGACTCGGGACGGTATATTGTAAAATGCTTGTAACATCTGAATTTACCGTTAATTGTGACTGGATCTGCTTTTGATTGACAATCGTTACAGACCCCGGAATTTCCTTAATATTTTCCTTTTTCCTCGACGCAGTCATTACAACTTCATCCACATCTTTTACCCGTAATGTGTCGCTGTGCTGAGCAAAAATCGTTGCAGAGGCTAAACCAGCAGCTGCTAAAATGGTTTTTTTCATGATAATTTTCTAATTCCTTTTTTCTTTCTTTTACCCCACCATATTAAAAAGCCTGTTACAGGCAATGACGTGCATATAAGACCTGTAATAAACCAGATTATTTTTCCGAAAATCCCAAAATAAGATCCTGCATGGATGTCATAATTGGCATTGGCGTATTTTTCGGCGGTGGTTAATTGTTGGTGCGGTTTGTTCATCAATAATTTTCCAGAATATTTGTCAAAAACAAGCTGGCTCCGAATGGCAAATTTGCCGTCTTCACCATATACGGTAACCGGAATATTTTTCAGATCTTTTCCTTTTTTATTTTTTCCGTTCAGCGGAATTCTAAAGCTTGATGAAGACACATATAATTCTTTTGTTTCCTTTGCGGTAAGGTCGAAAACAGATTTTTTAGCTGATAATAATGAGTCGGGAGATTTAATTTCTTTTTCTTTCGGCAGCTCTGCTGATCCTGATAGTGCAAAATGGAAAGCATTTTTAACCCAGGGGAATGAAAAATAAATACCGGATAAACTTAATATCAAAGCAATGAATGAAGCGTAAAATCCTAAAATATTATGAAGATCGTAGTTCTTCCTTTTCCATGTGGTAATGTTTTTCCAGCTAAACCGGAACCGGCCTTTTCTTGCAGTCTTATTTTTTGGCCACCAAAGAATGATTCCTGTAATGAGCATCATAATGAAGAGCACAACAGGAATTCCTACAACATATTTTCCCAAGTCTGTTTTTAATAATAAACTCCAGTGAATGGATTTCAAAATTGGAAATATGTCATATTTTTCATCATATACACCAAGAATTTCTCCATTATAAGGATTAACATATACCACTGTATTAATTTTCACCTCATCGAAATAATTCCAGGCTTTTTTATCTTTTTCGTAGTATAAAAATTCGTAAGATTTGTTTTTGTCTAAAGGAATTTCAACAGAACTGATCGGAAGCTTTTCATTAATTTCCAAAGAAACTTTTTCCTTCAGAGTTTCAATTGAAAGGGGTTGATGCGTAATCGTTTTAGCTTCCACATAAATAACATCTTTTCTAAGTACGCCCTGAATTTCGTCCTTGAAAACATACAGAGACCCTGACAGTGAAACAATAAAAACAATAATCCCAACGGCCAAGCCGAACCACAAGTGCAGTTTGGCAGACCATTTTTTTATAAATGAAGGTTTCTTTTTATGGTGATGTCGCTTCCTCATAGTAAAAAGTTAACCTTTTGAGGGGTTAACTTTTAATTATTTAAAATTTGTATCCTACTGAAAGTCTGAAGTTTCTCGGAGCTTCTGCCTGATAATAGTAATATGCTCCGTAAGGTGATCCTGAATAAAGGAACCTGTTAAATACATTGAATACATTCAGTCCCACTCTGAATTTGGTATTTTCCCAAGATAAGCCGGCATCGAACTTCAGATAATCATCCATATCTTTCTGATCTCCGGAGCTTGCCCAGTTCCAGCTGCTTCTGTCGGCAAGGTATGTTCCTCCGAATGAAAGTCCGAATCCTTCCAATGCACCTGTTGTAAATGTATAATTCAGCCATCCGTTTGCCGTATGTTTAGCATAACCAGGCACTCTCATTCCTACAGGGTTATTTACCGGATCGTTTGATTCGGTCACTTTGTTTTCTGTGAATGCATAATTGATAATAGCATTAAATCCTCTTGTAATTTCTCCTTTCAGATCAAATTCGATTCCCTGTACACGTGTTTTACCAAGGTCGATCACAAAGTTTTCCAGGGCGCTGTTAGCAGGATCATTTACAGTAGCATTTCTTTTGATGATGTTATATAACGATAAAGTTGTATTCCATTTTCCGTTAAACCAGTCTCTTTTTACACCTACTTCCATATTGTTTCCGGTAATAGGTTTGGGTATACCTCCTGTTCTGAAGAATCCGGCCTGTGGTACGAATGACTGATCGTACAAACCGTATACAGAGGTATTTTCGTTAATAGAATAGCTTATTCCCACACGCGGTGTTATTTTATCTGCTTCTGCGTTGGTTCCGTATGAGTTTTCCTTAACATTTGTATATCTCGCTGCAAGGGTCAGTCTTAGAGCATCATTGAAAAAGCCTAATTCATCCTGAACATATAATCCGGTATAGTTTTGTTCGATAGTGCCGTAAGGAGTAGCTCTGCTTTGCAATGAGGTACTGGTGTCAAATTGAGCATATCCGTTTGCCGGAGGAGTATATGTTGTTGAATTTACATTGAAAGGATTGGCATCTGTATCCAGATTATGAGATTGATTCCAGTCTGCCATATATTTTTTTGAGCCTAAATCCAGTCCTGTTAATATTTTATGAGAAACCGCCCCTGTTTTTACATAACCGTTTAAGAAAACCTGTCCGAATTTCATTACATTGCTTGCTTCCCAGAAATAAAGAGTTCTGATCATATCACCATTTGGTAAAAATTTGGATGGCCAGATATCGCTTCCTAAGGTATATTCGTTAACGTAGGTAAGCTGGGAGGTCAGTTTCCAGTTTTCATTGAATTTATGCTGAAGATTAACATTTACGGTATTATTATCTACATTAGTAGGATCAATTCCGGGATCTGTCATTGTATATTCTACAGGTTTGGTAGCATACCCTTCGTAGCTGAAAACATATGCAGAACCTACTTCAGACATTTTTGCCTTCTGATAAATATATTCTGCCGTTAAGGTTGTTTTATCTGTTAGATTTACTTTTAAAGACGGATTGATAATGTATCTGTCGTTGAATTCATAATCTCTGAAGCTTTTTTTATTCTGAGCCATGAGATTCAGTCTGAAGGCAACTTTATCTGTAATTTTTGTGTCAATATCCGTTTCACCTCTGTACATATTGAAGCTTCCTAAAGTTACTCTTGCGGAACCATTCAAAGATTGTCCTGTCGGCTTTTTGGTTACAATATTGTAAATACCGCTTGGTTCACCGTTTGACATTAGGAAACCGGATGGACCTTTTATAAATTCGATATGATCTACATAACTCATATCTTCACTTAGCGGCCCCCAGTTTGAAGTAACGTTTACTCCGTTCATAAAAGCTGCAGCTCTGGAACCCCTCATGTTTACTCTGGTATACATGTCTCCCCAGTGTTCTAATCTCTGTGCCCCTGCAACGTTTCTTAAAACACCGTCGCTTAATGTTGTCACCTGCTGATCTTCTAATGCTCTGTTGGTAATGATAGATACATTCTGAGGAATTTTAATCAACTCTTCGTCCAAACGCATAGAAGAAGATCCTTCTTTTTCTACATATTTTTTGTAATATTTTCCATTTACAACAACTTCCTCAATATCATTCGACTTAATCGTATCGTTCTCCTGAGCAAAAGTTAGCATAGAACCTAACATCGACGCACAGATCAGCATATTTTTCATGAAATTCAAATTTCCTGCAAATATATTGTTTTTAATTATTCTAAATAAATAATTGACTTGATATTTGTCATAAAATTAATATACGGTAATAATGCAAAGCCGCTCCAGAACTATCTGGAGCGGCTTTGTATTATTTCGAAACTACTATTCTTATGCCGGAATTTCTCCTTTATACAAGAATGAAATAATTTCTTTATTCAATTTGTCGATCATTTCACTGAATAAGTGGAAAGATTCCTGTTTGTAGATTACCAGTGGATCTTTCTGCTCATAAACAGCACCCTGCGAAGATCTTCTTAAATCGTCCATTTCACGAAGGTGAAGTTTCCAGTTTTCATCAATGATAGATAAAGTGATGTTCTTTTCAAAATCGTTGATTAAGCTGTCGCATTGCGTTTCAAAAGCTTCTTTCAGATCGGTAACAATAGTCATTGTTTTGTGACCATCTGTGAATGGAACCTGGATCATTTTAAACATTGACCCCTGGTTTTGATACACATTTTCAATAATCGGGAAAGATTTTTCTTTCAGTAAATTCAGCTTCATCTGATAATCTTCCTGAGCAGCCTTGAACAGAATATTCGTAAGATCCTGAATGGTTTTGCTCTTGAAATCATTTTCAGAAACCGGAGATTCCATCGTAAATGTTTTGATGATCTCGTATTCAAAATCTTTATAATTTCCTGATGCTTTTCCTTTAGCAACAATTGAATTGGAAACATCGAAAATCATATTCGTAATATCATACTTCAAATGGTCTCCGAACAAAGCGTTCTTTCTTCTCTTGTAGATAACGTCACGCTGTTTGTTCATTACATCATCATATTCAAGAAGTCTTTTTCTTGTTCCGAAGTTGTTTTCCTCTACTTTTTTCTGAGCTCTTTCGATAGATTTAGAGATCATGGAATGCTGAATCACTTCACCTTCTTTATGACCCATTCTGTCCATCATTTTAGCAATTCTTTCAGAACCGAAAAGACGCATTAAGTTATCTTCAAGAGATACATAGAACTGAGAACTTCCCGGGTCTCCCTGACGTCCTGCTCTACCTCTCAGCTGTCTGTCAACACGTCTTGAATCGTGTCTTTCTGTACCAATAATGGCCAAACCACCGGCTTCTTTTACTTCTTTACTCAGCTTAATATCCGTACCACGACCGGCCATGTTGGTAGCGATAGTTACCACACCCGGCTGTCCTGCTCCTGCAACAATTTCCGCTTCTTTTTTGTGAAGTTTCGCGTTAAGAACCTGGTGATTAATTTTTCTTAATTGAAGTGCTTTTGAAAGCAACTGAGAAATTTCAACTGAAGTTGTACCTACTAGAACAGGTCTTCCTGCAGCTGTTAGTTTTTCAACTTCTTCAATTACAGCATTATATTTTTCACGGTTGGTCTTGTAAACCAAATCCTGTTTGTCATTTCTTAAAATAGGACGGTTGGTAGGAATTACCACAACGTCTAATTTGTAAATTTCCCAAAGCTCACCGGCTTCCGTTTCAGCAGTACCTGTCATTCCCGCAAGTTTGTTGTACATACGGAAATAATTCTGAAGGGTAATGGTCGCAAAAGTTTGGGTAGCTGCTTCGATTTTTACACTTTCTTTCGCTTCAATTGCCTGGTGAAGACCGTCTGAATAACGTCTTCCTTCCATAATACGGCCTGTCTGCTCATCAACGATTTTTACTTCACCGTCAATCACCACATACTCATCATCTTTTTCAAATAAAGTATAGGCTTTAAGCAACTGGCTCATGGTATGAACTCTTTCAGACTTTTCGGCAAATTCGGAGAAAAGTTTTTCTTTAGCCTCAAATTCTTCTTCTTTCGAAAGATTTTTAGCTTCCAGTTCTGCAATTTCAGTTCCGATGTCAGGAAGAACGAAGAAGTTCGGATCAGAATTCCCTTGGGACATATACTCAAC comes from the Chryseobacterium nepalense genome and includes:
- a CDS encoding TonB-dependent siderophore receptor; protein product: MKNMLICASMLGSMLTFAQENDTIKSNDIEEVVVNGKYYKKYVEKEGSSSMRLDEELIKIPQNVSIITNRALEDQQVTTLSDGVLRNVAGAQRLEHWGDMYTRVNMRGSRAAAFMNGVNVTSNWGPLSEDMSYVDHIEFIKGPSGFLMSNGEPSGIYNIVTKKPTGQSLNGSARVTLGSFNMYRGETDIDTKITDKVAFRLNLMAQNKKSFRDYEFNDRYIINPSLKVNLTDKTTLTAEYIYQKAKMSEVGSAYVFSYEGYATKPVEYTMTDPGIDPTNVDNNTVNVNLQHKFNENWKLTSQLTYVNEYTLGSDIWPSKFLPNGDMIRTLYFWEASNVMKFGQVFLNGYVKTGAVSHKILTGLDLGSKKYMADWNQSHNLDTDANPFNVNSTTYTPPANGYAQFDTSTSLQSRATPYGTIEQNYTGLYVQDELGFFNDALRLTLAARYTNVKENSYGTNAEADKITPRVGISYSINENTSVYGLYDQSFVPQAGFFRTGGIPKPITGNNMEVGVKRDWFNGKWNTTLSLYNIIKRNATVNDPANSALENFVIDLGKTRVQGIEFDLKGEITRGFNAIINYAFTENKVTESNDPVNNPVGMRVPGYAKHTANGWLNYTFTTGALEGFGLSFGGTYLADRSSWNWASSGDQKDMDDYLKFDAGLSWENTKFRVGLNVFNVFNRFLYSGSPYGAYYYYQAEAPRNFRLSVGYKF
- the secA gene encoding preprotein translocase subunit SecA; translation: MSFLNKVLKGFLGDKKAQDLKEVKKVVTKIKAVEPNIQQLSDDGLREKTAEFKENIKSATGKITAQIEQIQEQIKNSKNVDEKEALFSKIEALKKESYEIEEKVLGQILPEAFALVKETARRWAQNGEIRVTATDWDRQLAAAGKDFLEIQGDQAVWKNSWNAAGTPVNWDMVHYDVQFIGGVILHSGKIAEMATGEGKTLVGTLPIFLNALPGRGVHVVTVNDYLAKRDSAWMGPLYQFHGMSIDCIDNHQPNSDGRRKAYNSDITYGTNNEFGFDYLRDNMVTSPSELVQRELNFAIVDEVDSVLVDDARTPLIISGPVPQGDRQEFDVLKPSIDRIVEVQKKTVSAIFNEAKKLIAAGNTKEGGFKLLQAYRGLPKNRQLIKFLSESGNRALLQKVEAQYMQDNNRDMPIVDKDLYFVIEEKNNQVDLTDKGVEYMSQGNSDPNFFVLPDIGTEIAELEAKNLSKEEEFEAKEKLFSEFAEKSERVHTMSQLLKAYTLFEKDDEYVVIDGEVKIVDEQTGRIMEGRRYSDGLHQAIEAKESVKIEAATQTFATITLQNYFRMYNKLAGMTGTAETEAGELWEIYKLDVVVIPTNRPILRNDKQDLVYKTNREKYNAVIEEVEKLTAAGRPVLVGTTSVEISQLLSKALQLRKINHQVLNAKLHKKEAEIVAGAGQPGVVTIATNMAGRGTDIKLSKEVKEAGGLAIIGTERHDSRRVDRQLRGRAGRQGDPGSSQFYVSLEDNLMRLFGSERIAKMMDRMGHKEGEVIQHSMISKSIERAQKKVEENNFGTRKRLLEYDDVMNKQRDVIYKRRKNALFGDHLKYDITNMIFDVSNSIVAKGKASGNYKDFEYEIIKTFTMESPVSENDFKSKTIQDLTNILFKAAQEDYQMKLNLLKEKSFPIIENVYQNQGSMFKMIQVPFTDGHKTMTIVTDLKEAFETQCDSLINDFEKNITLSIIDENWKLHLREMDDLRRSSQGAVYEQKDPLVIYKQESFHLFSEMIDKLNKEIISFLYKGEIPA